The following nucleotide sequence is from Psychroflexus torquis ATCC 700755.
GTAAGAATTAAAAAAATTCTCTGCAATTTTACTTATAAAGTCAGGGTCAACTTCAGTAGCATAAACAGCCATAAAAAACGTAAAAATAATAGTCGCCAAAAACCCAGTGACAATCCCAGCTTGAAAACCAGTGGTGTAATTGTATTCGGATTTCTTCTCTATTCTTTTATAACGGATGGACTCAAAAATAGCAAAACCAGTAATAACTCCATTAAATATACTAAATAAAGGATTAATATGGAGGTTGAACAATGACAGCACTAAGAAATAAGCAATTAATGACGAAGTCAACGCTATGCCAAATCTTACGGATAATACAAATCGATTCATGAATATGTTTTATCTGCTAATATATTAAAATTACTTGTAGATAGGAATTTACTGTTAAATTGATAAAGTCTTAAGGATTTATTAATTAGTTCATAAATCCTCAATGTTGTAACTTTTTGTCTATTTTTATACCAACTATTTATAACCAAAACAATAAAAAAATGACTAAAACTATTATGTTATCTTTTTTTGTATTTTTCATCACTTTAGCCCACGCACAAAAGGTTGAATTTACAGAATATGATTTAGACAACGGTTTAAATGTTATCTTACATCAAGATAATACCGCCCCAGTAGTAACCGTAGGAGTTATGTACCATGTGGGTGCAAAAGATGAGCAACCAGGTCGAACAGGATTCGCTCACTTTTTTGAACATTTACTTTTTGAGGGTACAGAAAATATTGAGAGAGGAGAATGGTTTAATGTAGTTTCTGCCAATGGAGGCAGTAATAATGCCAACACTACTCAAGACAGAACTTATTACT
It contains:
- a CDS encoding DUF4199 domain-containing protein, whose product is MNRFVLSVRFGIALTSSLIAYFLVLSLFNLHINPLFSIFNGVITGFAIFESIRYKRIEKKSEYNYTTGFQAGIVTGFLATIIFTFFMAVYATEVDPDFISKIAENFFNSYNTGVGVFAFTVLLSGLATTIVLTLSFMQLFKNKIKE